The DNA window TCGGCCTTGTACAACCCGTTGATCGTCTCGGCCAACGCGTTGTCATAGCTATCGCCCACGCTGCCCACCGACGGCTCGATCCCGGCGTCGGCCAGCCGCTCGGTGTAGCGGATCGACACATACTGCACGCCGCGGTCGGAGTGGTGGATCAGGCCGCCTTCGGTTGGACGACGCGCATGCAGCGCCTGCTCCAGCGCGTCCAGCACGAAGTCCGTGTGCGCCGTCTGCGACACCTTCCAGCCCACGATCCGCCGTGCGTACACGTCGATCACGAAGGCCACGTACACGAACCCGGCCCAGGTCGAGACATACGTGAAGTCGCTGACCCACAGTCGGTTCGGCGACGGCGCATGGAACTGTCGGTTCACCTTGTCCAGCGGGCACGGCCGCTTGTCGCTGATCGTGGTCTTGACCACCTTCCCGCGTACCACGCCGCGCAGGCCAAGTGCGCCCATCAGTCGCTCCACCGTGCAGCGGGCCACCGCATAGCCCTCGCGCTTGAGCTGCCGCCAGACCTTGCGCACGCCGTACACCTGTCGGTTCTGCTCCCATACCCGCCGGATCTGCGGGCGCAGCGCCTGGTCCTTCCACCAGCGGTTCGGGCGCAAGTTCGCGTCCGCTTCCCGCTGCGCGTGGCGGTAATACGTCGACGGGGCAACCTGCAGCACCTTGCAGATTGGCTCGACCCCGTGAACATCGCAATGTTCGGTCACGAACGTGGTCAGGGCTTGAAGCGGCGGTCGAGCTCCGCCTGGGCAAAATACGCGCTGGCCTTGCGCAGGATCTCGTTGGCTTGCCTCAGCTCGCGCACTTCGCGTTCCAGCGCTTTCATCCGCGTCCGCTCGTCCGTCGTCAGCCCCTGACGCTTGCCGGCATCACGCTCGGCCTGACGCACCCAGTTGCACAGCGTCTGCGACGAACAGCCAATCTTCCCGGCAATCGATTCGATCGCCGCCCACTGCGAGCCGTACTCGCCCTGATGCTCCCGCACCAGCCGAACCGCGCGCTCTCGCACTTCCGGTGAATATTTCGTCTTGCTCATCGCCCCATCTTCTCAAGAGTTGGAGCCTCCCGAAATCCCGGGGCGGTTCAGTATTCGGCTCGATCAGTTAGTTGAGATTGCGAACTCGCTTGGATTGGCATCAAGGCCTGTCAAGCTCGAGCTTGAAGACATTAGGCAACTTACTGTCCCCTGCATTTTGCACTGGAACATGAATCATTTCGTGGTCTTAGAGGGATTCAAGGGGAAAGATCTTCTTATCGTTGATCCTGCATATGGGCGACGTAGGGTCAAGGTCAATGATGTCGATTCTTCTTTTACCGGAGTTGCTCTTGAACTTGATGCAGGGCCAAATCTGGTCAAGCCTGAGAAAGTCACTGGTATATCGCTTGCTTCCGTAACTGGCTCGATTACAGGCTTAGGAAAGGGACTTCTTCAGGTTTTTGCCATTGCGGCATTTTTAGAGCTGCTTGGCCTGCTAGTTCCACAATTTCTACAGCTCGTAGTGGATCAGGTCTTGTCCACAAATGATGAGGAGCTTCTCACACTATTAGGCGTTGGGTTTTCTACATTGATTTTGGTGCGGACGGTTGCGGATTACATGAGATCTTGGCTTGTGATGTGGATCGGCGCAACATTAAATATGGGTTGGACCGGGACGGTTTTTAGTCACTTGTTGCGCCTGCCGTTGGACTATTTCCAAAAGCGAAACTTAGGTGATGTGGTTTCGCGCTTTGGAGCCATGAATACAATTCAGCAGACGCTTACGACCCAGTTTGTCGTCGTGATCATAGATGGAATTATGACGCTTATGATAGCGGTCATGCTGCTGATATATAATGAAAAGTTAGCGCTGGTCTCTTTTATAAGCGCTATTAGCTATTCATTGGCTAGGGTGATGTATTTTCGCTCGCTTGTAGAACTAACTTCAACGAACATCAATGTTTCCGCCCTGCAGCATGGGATGCTCATTGAGACGCTCAGAGGCATGCAAACCATCCGGCTTAACAATCGTAGTGCGGAACGATCGGCTAAGTTTGCAAACGCTACGGCAGAAGTGGTGAACACCAATACAAAAATTCAAAGACTAACTATCGCGTTCACGAGCGCAAGCGGCCTAGTCTCAGGCGGGCAGAAGATTGCAATTCTTTGGATCGGTGCTGCGCTCGCACTGAAAGGTGAGTTGACGGCAGGCATGCTCATGGCATTCGTCGCGTATTCTGAGCAATTCACGGTACGCTTTGCTGCAATGGTCGATTATATCGTTAACTTTCGGATGTTGCGGTTACACGGGGAGCGGCTTGCAGATATTGTGCTAACCGCTCCGGAAAAGTTCTTGGAAGGAACTCGCCTGGGAACTAGATCCAGCAACTCTATCGAGTTTAGAGAGGTCTCATTCCGCTATTCGCACAATACTGCCCACGTTCTAAAAAAATGTAGTTTCAATATTCAGGATGGGGAGGTTGTAGCAATTGTGGGGCCTTCCGGTTGTGGAAAAAGCACGCTTGCCAAAATCTTACTGGGAGTTTTGGATCAGTCGTCAGGTAGCATATTGATCGGCGGCGTTGATACGCATGTTCTCGGTAAACGGGAGGTTCGTAACATCGCGGCAAGCGTTCTCCAGGATGATGAGCTTTTCAGCGGTTCGGTGATGGATAACATCAGCTTCTTTGATCCTGTCGCTACGCTTGAAAAGTGTCAGCTAGCAGCAAGGAAAGCCAGTATTGACACTGAGATAGAAGCGATGACCATGGGATACCAGTCAATGATTGGAGACATGGGCGCCACTCTGTCTGGTGGGCAAAAGCAACGAATTCTGCTCGCGCGTGCTTTTTACCGTGAGCCAAAAATCTTAGTTTTGGACGAAGCTACAAGTAATCTTGACTTGAATAACGAAAGCCAGGTCTGCAACGCGGTGCGCGCAGCGGGGGTCACCACTCTGATCATTGCTCATCGCCCTCAGACAATTGCTTCGGCCGATCGTGCCATTTTACTGAAGCAAGGACAGATTGTTCCGGAAGACTCACAGGCAGAGGCTAGGGATTTTGAAAGTGAAAAAAATAACTAATCCAGCTAGTGATGTTGATGCGTTATCAAATGGAGTATCCACATTAGCGGTGTGCAGCAAAAGACGGAAAGCTGACTTGACAATCTACGCCCATGATCGAATGGGGATCATAAGAGTTCCGATCTACACTGTTGCGCTTTCGGCGTCGCTGATCAGAAGTGATCGGAAGCAACTGGCCGAGTTAATCTGTCAGCTTCTAACTGATCCGATTTTTCTAGAGGCGATCTACATCGCCTCGCCGTCCCTCTACGAAAAGGCTCTAAATTGGCTGAGTGGAGATCTCACACTTCCAGATATTGACCTTGCTATCGCCCGATATGCTTTGCGTATGGCGCATCGCTCAGTGCCGTTTGGCACATTCTCCTCAGTGGCAGCGGTAACAGTGGGTCCTGGCGAAAACAAGCTTCAGGCTACACCAGCAGAGGAAATTAAGAAGTCTGCTGCTATAGATTATGGTGTCCTTGTAGATCTCGTTAAGGTCATCGTGAGCAATGATCTCGGACATGTGGTTAGATATAGGCCAAACGATACCATCACGCCACACGCAGATTACATCAGCTACCTTAAATCGCATGTCCAAGGCTCTACAATAGTTCAGCATATCGAGCAGCTTGAAAGAAATGAAGTGCTTGATTCAGTGCTTGACGCAACTAGCACTTACGATGGCATGACTGTCGATGAAATTGCGTATTTTTTAGCGCGCAAATATCTCGGAGAATACACGCAGGAAGAAATACATCAATTTATCCAAGAGTTGAAGGTCCAGGATGTCTTGGTCGCAGACTCGCTAATTGACGCAACTTCTAGTGATCAGCTCGCTGGATTGCTTGGCCGCTTAGCGGCCGTTCCCCCTGAGATTGGAGGAATGAATGAAGTGGTTATGATTCTGCGCAACCTGGCTGATTCTCCACTGGGAACCGGACTGGATGATCTTAAGCGTATACGTGAATTGATTATAGAGGCAGGATCCAATACTGGGAAATCTACGCACGTTGTGGCGTTTTCTTCTGACCAGTCTGGATCGTTTTCAGAAATCCATGTACAGAAAGTCGAGGCTGCTATCGATGCTCTTGCCGAATTTATTCCAAAGAACGATCAACTTTCAACTTTTAGAGATTGCTTCGTCGAGCGATTTGGTGAAGCATCAGTCGCCTTGTCAGACTTACTTCCTTTTTTTGAAACAATGGGTTATCCGGACGGAGTTCGTCCCGTCGCGCCCCTAGCAGACTGTCTTGCGTCAAAAAAAGTTGGCAAGTCTCGCGCCGTTCCCAAGCCGCTCAATGCGCCTGAGTCATATGCCGTTGCGATGCTTGCGCTGTCCGGTTCTAATGAATTCATAGACATTTCAAAATTTCGACCAAGAGAAGGTAGCTCGGTTCCGTCCACGGATCGGCCATCTTGTCTCGTTGCGTGGTTAGCTCTTTGGGCTGGCGGCGGGGATGAAGTTAAAATTGAGTTGAAAAGTTGTGGCGCTCAAGAGCCTGGTCGATTGATGGGAAGGTTCTCCGGAGTGATACCGAAAATTCTCGAATATTTGAACGAGGTCGAGTCACCAAGTGAAGGTAAGATTTTTGCACAGATAGTTGGCGTGCCGATGACCCGAGCTGGAAACATTATTTCGCGTCCTGCGACCGCAGGTCCGGAAATTCGGGTGCGAGCCGGTGGTGGCGCTAACGATATATTAATTTCAGACCTAGAAGTTTTTGTCTCAAACAAAAAAGTTGTGCTCTGGTCTAGATCTCGGCAAGCAGAAGTTGTGCCGCGAATGAACTCGGCGCATGCGTTTGAAAATTGTAAAGGTTTTGCGGTTTATGTATTTTTGAATCACGTCGCAAACCAAGACTATATTTGTCGTATGCCCTCTATGAGGGATAAGCTTCCAGATGCTCCATTCCTCCCTGGGCTCACATACAACGGAATTATTATAGAGCGTCCTTCTTGGCGAGTGGCTTTTGATGAGTTGGGCCTGTCCAAGCTGTCTGATTCCGCAGCTATCGAAACACTTCGAGAGTGGGCGAAATCAATCCTGCTTCCTGAAATGCTCGAAGTTTATGGGAAACTTGATTCAACGATACTTTCGCTTTGCAGTGAATGGACGGCAAAGGATTTTCTGAAAGAGCTTAGAAAGAATGGCACGCTTACATTAACCTGTGCATTCCCTTTATCAATGGAGCCTGTCTTGCGCAGCGCATCTGGCGCTCATATGCACGAGATCCAGTTAGCACTGCGAAATGTTCAGGCTCCGAATGTGAGCGTGACTGCTCGTCACCCGTTCGACGGCCTGCATGGGCTGGAATGGGTATATGTATGCGTATACTGCAAGGCGGCAAATCAGAACGACGTAATTCTTGCATTGCACCGCGCCATGAAAATCACAATGGGGGATATGGTTCCGTTTTTCTTTATAAGATACAAAGACCCGGAAGGTGATCATGTCAGGATTAGGGTAAGGGTTAAGTCCCCACATGAGCGCACTGCGGTCATGAGCGTTTTAGAGGGCGAATGCAAGAAGCTGGAAGTTGCTGATGTTATTTGCAAGTTTATCTTTAAGCAGTACATTCAAGAGGTCGAGCGGTATTTAGGGCCGAGACTTATGAAGCTTGCAGAAAGTATTTTTATCCTTGACTCTCATGCGGTTATGCGGACATTCGGGAAAATTCCGGGTGGCCTATATGAGAACTGGCGTAGCGCAGCTGCTGCGGTAGACTCGCTGCTGAGAGCCTTAGGGGTTGAATCATTACAAGCGCGCCTTGAATTTGCAAAGGTCGCAGCGGCTGACTTTCAGAGGGAGATAAGCTTTGATCTGGCGCAGCGTAAGCTCATTGGTGAAGTGTTTAAAAAAAGCAAGCCGATATTCTTAGAGTCAGGAGAATGCAATCCCGATATTGCTTGCCTGAACGAGTTGGCCGGAGTTGAAGAAATAAGGCGTTTGATTTTCGAAAGTGAAGAGTTTAAGGCCTTGGGCCAGCGCGATGCTTACAAATACAGATGGAGCTTGATCCACATGCGCCTGAATAGAGTTTTCGCAAGGATGGCGCGGGTTCAAGAAGCAGCTTGCTGGGAGCTACTAAAGAGATCGTATTTGCTTTGCAAGAATAAAATGGCGGTGGAAATTGATTAAGAATAAATATTTGGCTCTAGCGGTTTTTGCGATTGGTCTCGGTATAACGTTTGGTGCACTAGCAGAAGAAGAAATCAAACACGCGACCGTCAATAGTAAGATGGGATATCAGAGTTTGTCCCTAGGTGACCCACTGAGTGATAATGGTGCCAAGGTCACAATCTCGGCCGAGCGCGCTGAAGCTGTGACTAGCGGTGGAATTATCTATCACGCCAGTTCCAAGCGCTGGATAGGCAAAGTGATACGATTATCTGCTTTAATTGATGCCGCGACGCCGGGGGTAAAGGCGACGATATGGGTGAGGGCGAGTGAGGGTTCTGGAAAACCTCTTAAGTTCGCTTCGTCAGCAAGCGCAGGTATCTTTGCTGATGGTCGCCACACCGTTGAGTTGCGAGTTCCGAGTGACGCGGCAAGTATTGCGTTCGGTGTCGTAATGCGCGGCTCGGGTAAAGTGACTGCGGAAGGCCTTAAGCTTATGGAGATTGATCGCTTACCTCTAAGCAGCGGAGCAAGCGCAAAACAGGTCTACGAGGAGGCGTTAAAAATTGTCTTAGAGAACGCCTATTGGTCAAGGAATCTCAAAGAAAATCAGCGGAACTTTGGACTAGAACTGTCAGGTGATGCTGGATCGGGCTATCAAGCCGAAGCCGCGATACGTGCGCTGTTGCGCGGACTTCAAGACTCTCATAGCGTTTATGTGGATGCCGAAGAGGCGAATAATTACTCTAAATCTGGCGGGAATGCTAATTCAGCAGAGGTGAGACTAATCAACGGGACGATGGGCTATCTTCTCGTCCCATCGGTGTATGGGTCAAACCCGGCTCTGGCGGCAGACTTCGCTGTTCAGGTTAGTAAAAAGTTGAATGACTTAAAAGAAGAGGCGCGTTGCGGTTGGATCGTGGATATTAGAAAGAACAGTGGTGGAAACATGTGGCCCATGGTTTCAGCGCTCAGTATTTTTTTCGGGAACGAGCGATTGGGAGGATTTAAGAGGTCGAATGGCAGTATCGACTGGTGGTCCATCCATTCTCCTTCGGTAACAGTAGTTCCGGGGACCTCAGAGGCGCAGGAAGTAAAGATTGCTGTTCTTTTGGGACAGGGGACAAGCAGTTCAGGCGAGGCTCTGGCTGTCGCGCTGATGGGGAGAAAAAACACGCGAAGTTTTGGTGCGCCGTCCGATGGGAGAGTAAGTGCGAATAGTAGATTTCAGCTGGCAGACGGAAGCGCAATTTACCTGACAACAGCCATCGATGTAGATCGATCTGGCCGGGAAGTGGGGGAACGAGTGTTTCCAGATACGCGCATTTCAGATGACGTAGTTTCAAGTAGCGAGATCCCCGGAGAGGCGTTAAATTGGCTTTCATCTTCATGCGCAAAGTAGAACGCTAGGAGTTAGTATCGATGCTCGTAAGTCAGTTTGTTCCTCCTAACAAGGTCGATGTTAATTTGCGACTTGGCAAACGGCTTGCGGGTTTGGAGTTGGCGCGGTCTGATCTGGTTGACCGGCGGTATGTATCGCAGGCGAACGAGGCGCTTCGAAAAGAAGCAGCCTACTGGCTAGCATTAAACCGCGACCTGCTTCACCCTCTCTCTGAAAAGTGGCTTCAAGGTCATGCCAACGAGAACGGTCGGGCTTTTAGGGATCCCGCTGACGAACAAGATCTGGCAGCATATGCAAAAAAAATACTTAGGGGCAGAAAAGCTCTTACTTCTGACGAGCTAATTGACTGGTTGAGTGAAGTAAATGGCCTGACGAAGATTGCCGGAAGCGGAAAAATTCGAAAGGTTAACGTGTTCACCAGTATCGATAAAAGTGGAAGACAGACCGCGTTTTCAAATCCTGGAGATTTGCACCGTCAGTTTGGCTTGCTAAGCCAAGCAATAAACGACTGGGAAGAACGCCCTGCTTTTCGTGCATTGCTAGTGCTTGTGGGAGTGCTGGCAATACATCCTTTTGTTGATGGGAATGGCAGGACTGCTCGAGCCTGCTTCAATGCCATGTTGTTTGATGAACCACCCATTACCTTTATTCCAGTGCGCTTGGTGTCTGATTGCTCGTGCGGTGGGTTTGAGATCAGATTGCGAGATGTGATTTTTAACGGAAGTTGGGGGTCTCTTATTGCATATTTTTCAATCGTTTTTGAGCTTTGTTAGGTTTCAACAGCTATCGCTTACAAAGTCATGTTTAATTTCTGCATGCTATTCTTGCACAGGTGCCGGCATCGTGTTTCAAACTCTAAGGCGTCAGCGGGCAGGCTAACCACCTCGAAGGCGACGGCCAGGGTTCTATGGAACCGTTGCTCGGTCGAGCGGATGAAAAGTGTGCCACGTTTCCACGCGCATCCATGGGTCCAGGGCAGCCTCTAGTCTTTTATTTCCCATGTCTCGGTGCCAGTCCGGAGATGCTGCCGAGTGTCCCACAGTTAGGCGGCATTTCGTTGAGATGAGCGCCCCAGCTCCTGCACTCGAAATATGTTGAACACGAGTGCTTTTTTTTCGGGGAGGGCGATGCTAAAGGCGCCCATCAACTGTCAGTAGATTGCGAACAATGGGATGCCGGCAGTCGGTGATAAGGCGATTGCAGCAATAGCAATAGCAATAGCAATAGCAGGCGGGCAGCATGCAGCCCTCTTGGCGCTTCAACCACAGGCATGGGAGTCGCACATCACCATTTTCCACCACCGCTGAGCTTCTCTCAAAGGGACCTTAGCTTCGCTGTCCCGACCGCAAAGGCGAGCCTCCTCCTCGACGCTGACGCTGTGTTGCGGCCCTCCGCTGTGCGCCGCTCGCGCGGTGCTCGCTCTCGGGTGCGGTAGGGCCGGACGCTTCGCCTGTCGGTTCCCACGAGGCGCACAACGCGCTGGTGGAGAAAAACCGATGAAGCGCACCCAAGACATCAAGGCTCAATACCAACTCCAGATGGACGAGGAGGGCATCTTGCTCGCCGCCGCGACCATCCTGGAACAACGTCTTCAACGCCAAGGCCGCATCCACAGCCCTGAGCAAGCTGGCGACTACCTCATTGCCCGCTGCGCTCACCTGCCGCACGAAGTCTTCGGTGTCGTCTTCCTGGACATCAAGCATCACATCCTGGCAACCGAGCATCTCTTCTTCGGCACAATCGACGGCTGCGAGGTGCACCCTCGGGTGGTCGCCAAGCGCGCCTTGGATTTGAACGCTGCTGCTGTCATCCTTTTCCACAACCACCCTTCGGGCAATCCGGAGCCAAGCAATGCAGACCAGCGGATCACCGGCCGCTTGACGCAGGCGTTGGCACTTCTCGACATCCGGGTGCTGGACCACCTGGTGATCGGCGGGCGTCAGCACACCAGCCTTGCAGCAAGAGGGTGGGCGTAGCCCTCCCTCTCTCTCATCGATTGTTGGCAGAGGGTCACCAGTGCGCCTGATCTTGCAAAAAATATGGCACTACGCTTGAGTCCGGTCTTCAAGTTTCTTTCGCCGCTTACGCCATTACGGCAAGATCCAAGAGAAAGAGAGGCAGCTGAAAATTTTTACGGCATCGAAAAAATTGAAGGAGGGGGTTGTTGATGAGCCATGATGCGATCCAACTGTTTCAATACTTGGGGAGGCATGATGTCTGAGCGGGTTCAGAAGCTCTTTGAAGGTTCTGATGAGCTATTGGAGGCGTTGGCGCCCATTACCGCGGCTCCGCCATTTGATCAAAGTGATCGACTGCAAGTTTGTCGCGCGCTATGCCTGCTTTCGATTGAGCATGCTGTTGTGAGTCGCTGCTTACTCGTAGTCGGTTCTGAGCCGTCCACCTTGGTCGTTCATCGGGCGCAGTTCGAAGCGCTGGTGCGCGCCGTGTGGGTCCTTTACTGCGCAAGCGACACCGACGTGGCTTGCTTGCAAGAAGAGCTGACGCCGATCAGTGAGTCCGTGGCGGCTCGTTTGCCCATGCTATCCAAGATGCTGATCGCTCTTGAAGCGGTGAAGCAGGCAGCCGAGCCACTGCGGGCGTTTTTGGAGTTCAAGAAATACTCTTGGGCGGCGCTCAATTCTTTTGTCCACGCAGGCGCACACGCGCTTCATCGGTTGCGAACGGGCTTCCCGCTCGAACTCGTTGAAGTTGTGGTCAAACAAAGCAACGCGCTGGTCGTGATGGCTCACATGCAACTCGCGATCACCATAGGTAGCAAAGACGCCGTGCACTGGGTCGCTACGACGGCGGATGGATTTCCCGCTGTGCTTCCTCCACGAATACGTTAGGATTTTCAGGCAAGCGCCATCGCCCACAGGCTGTCAGGCTGATGAGTGGCAAGCTTGCGGTGCAAGTTGCTTGCAGTGAGACTTGAACGAAGGACGGTTTGGATGACCAATATCAGCAAGGCGGAAAGCTTCGAAGACGGATTTTTCCGTGCAGCACTTGAAGTCATCGCGACGAGTGATGAGCGCAAGGCCATCATCGCCAGCCGTGATTTTGATGGCCTGAGGCAACGACTCGATCGATCCCCGGGCACAACGCGCTTCACCCAAGCCATGGCGGAGTTCTACCTCGGCATCCCGAGACGCCAATTCGACCAGTTCAAGCGTGAGCACGGAAATCCGTTTCTGATTAGCAAAAGCACTCCAAGATCCATTACCAAGGTGGAGCTTTTGACATGGTATGCCCAAGTCACCAAAGCCCGAGAGCAGATTCAAGAGCCCATTTCGGGCAACTTCGGTCGAACGGGGAAGGGCATTCCCTTCATTGTGATCCGCGCGTCAGCCGGCAAGATCAAGAGCGTGATCTCACATGCAGGCATCACGGGGCTCGACATGAGTGTGATCGAAGAAGCTTTCCAGCAAGGCGCAACGATTTTGGCCCTGACCATCGATCAAGCCTTGGCG is part of the Xanthomonas fragariae genome and encodes:
- a CDS encoding IS3 family transposase (programmed frameshift), coding for MSKTKYSPEVRERAVRLVREHQGEYGSQWAAIESIAGKIGCSSQTLCNWVRQAERDAGKRQGLTTDERTRMKALEREVRELRQANEILRKASAYFCPGGARPPLQALTTFVTEHCDVHGVEPICKVLQVAPSTYYRHAQREADANLRPNRWWKDQALRPQIRRVWEQNRQVYGVRKVWRQLKREGYAVARCTVERLMGALGLRGVVRGKVVKTTISDKRPCPLDKVNRQFHAPSPNRLWVSDFTYVSTWAGFVYVAFVIDVYARRIVGWKVSQTAHTDFVLDALEQALHARRPTEGGLIHHSDRGVQYVSIRYTERLADAGIEPSVGSVGDSYDNALAETINGLYKAEVIHRRAWRNRQDVELATLDWVDWYNHKRLLGSIGNIPPAEAEEAYYRQQAGYAKAA
- a CDS encoding peptidase domain-containing ABC transporter is translated as MLIAPSSQELEPPEIPGRFSIRLDQLVEIANSLGLASRPVKLELEDIRQLTVPCILHWNMNHFVVLEGFKGKDLLIVDPAYGRRRVKVNDVDSSFTGVALELDAGPNLVKPEKVTGISLASVTGSITGLGKGLLQVFAIAAFLELLGLLVPQFLQLVVDQVLSTNDEELLTLLGVGFSTLILVRTVADYMRSWLVMWIGATLNMGWTGTVFSHLLRLPLDYFQKRNLGDVVSRFGAMNTIQQTLTTQFVVVIIDGIMTLMIAVMLLIYNEKLALVSFISAISYSLARVMYFRSLVELTSTNINVSALQHGMLIETLRGMQTIRLNNRSAERSAKFANATAEVVNTNTKIQRLTIAFTSASGLVSGGQKIAILWIGAALALKGELTAGMLMAFVAYSEQFTVRFAAMVDYIVNFRMLRLHGERLADIVLTAPEKFLEGTRLGTRSSNSIEFREVSFRYSHNTAHVLKKCSFNIQDGEVVAIVGPSGCGKSTLAKILLGVLDQSSGSILIGGVDTHVLGKREVRNIAASVLQDDELFSGSVMDNISFFDPVATLEKCQLAARKASIDTEIEAMTMGYQSMIGDMGATLSGGQKQRILLARAFYREPKILVLDEATSNLDLNNESQVCNAVRAAGVTTLIIAHRPQTIASADRAILLKQGQIVPEDSQAEARDFESEKNN
- a CDS encoding lantibiotic dehydratase — encoded protein: MKKITNPASDVDALSNGVSTLAVCSKRRKADLTIYAHDRMGIIRVPIYTVALSASLIRSDRKQLAELICQLLTDPIFLEAIYIASPSLYEKALNWLSGDLTLPDIDLAIARYALRMAHRSVPFGTFSSVAAVTVGPGENKLQATPAEEIKKSAAIDYGVLVDLVKVIVSNDLGHVVRYRPNDTITPHADYISYLKSHVQGSTIVQHIEQLERNEVLDSVLDATSTYDGMTVDEIAYFLARKYLGEYTQEEIHQFIQELKVQDVLVADSLIDATSSDQLAGLLGRLAAVPPEIGGMNEVVMILRNLADSPLGTGLDDLKRIRELIIEAGSNTGKSTHVVAFSSDQSGSFSEIHVQKVEAAIDALAEFIPKNDQLSTFRDCFVERFGEASVALSDLLPFFETMGYPDGVRPVAPLADCLASKKVGKSRAVPKPLNAPESYAVAMLALSGSNEFIDISKFRPREGSSVPSTDRPSCLVAWLALWAGGGDEVKIELKSCGAQEPGRLMGRFSGVIPKILEYLNEVESPSEGKIFAQIVGVPMTRAGNIISRPATAGPEIRVRAGGGANDILISDLEVFVSNKKVVLWSRSRQAEVVPRMNSAHAFENCKGFAVYVFLNHVANQDYICRMPSMRDKLPDAPFLPGLTYNGIIIERPSWRVAFDELGLSKLSDSAAIETLREWAKSILLPEMLEVYGKLDSTILSLCSEWTAKDFLKELRKNGTLTLTCAFPLSMEPVLRSASGAHMHEIQLALRNVQAPNVSVTARHPFDGLHGLEWVYVCVYCKAANQNDVILALHRAMKITMGDMVPFFFIRYKDPEGDHVRIRVRVKSPHERTAVMSVLEGECKKLEVADVICKFIFKQYIQEVERYLGPRLMKLAESIFILDSHAVMRTFGKIPGGLYENWRSAAAAVDSLLRALGVESLQARLEFAKVAAADFQREISFDLAQRKLIGEVFKKSKPIFLESGECNPDIACLNELAGVEEIRRLIFESEEFKALGQRDAYKYRWSLIHMRLNRVFARMARVQEAACWELLKRSYLLCKNKMAVEID
- a CDS encoding S41 family peptidase yields the protein MIKNKYLALAVFAIGLGITFGALAEEEIKHATVNSKMGYQSLSLGDPLSDNGAKVTISAERAEAVTSGGIIYHASSKRWIGKVIRLSALIDAATPGVKATIWVRASEGSGKPLKFASSASAGIFADGRHTVELRVPSDAASIAFGVVMRGSGKVTAEGLKLMEIDRLPLSSGASAKQVYEEALKIVLENAYWSRNLKENQRNFGLELSGDAGSGYQAEAAIRALLRGLQDSHSVYVDAEEANNYSKSGGNANSAEVRLINGTMGYLLVPSVYGSNPALAADFAVQVSKKLNDLKEEARCGWIVDIRKNSGGNMWPMVSALSIFFGNERLGGFKRSNGSIDWWSIHSPSVTVVPGTSEAQEVKIAVLLGQGTSSSGEALAVALMGRKNTRSFGAPSDGRVSANSRFQLADGSAIYLTTAIDVDRSGREVGERVFPDTRISDDVVSSSEIPGEALNWLSSSCAK
- a CDS encoding Fic family protein, giving the protein MLVSQFVPPNKVDVNLRLGKRLAGLELARSDLVDRRYVSQANEALRKEAAYWLALNRDLLHPLSEKWLQGHANENGRAFRDPADEQDLAAYAKKILRGRKALTSDELIDWLSEVNGLTKIAGSGKIRKVNVFTSIDKSGRQTAFSNPGDLHRQFGLLSQAINDWEERPAFRALLVLVGVLAIHPFVDGNGRTARACFNAMLFDEPPITFIPVRLVSDCSCGGFEIRLRDVIFNGSWGSLIAYFSIVFELC
- a CDS encoding JAB domain-containing protein encodes the protein MKRTQDIKAQYQLQMDEEGILLAAATILEQRLQRQGRIHSPEQAGDYLIARCAHLPHEVFGVVFLDIKHHILATEHLFFGTIDGCEVHPRVVAKRALDLNAAAVILFHNHPSGNPEPSNADQRITGRLTQALALLDIRVLDHLVIGGRQHTSLAARGWA
- a CDS encoding DUF6988 family protein; translated protein: MMSERVQKLFEGSDELLEALAPITAAPPFDQSDRLQVCRALCLLSIEHAVVSRCLLVVGSEPSTLVVHRAQFEALVRAVWVLYCASDTDVACLQEELTPISESVAARLPMLSKMLIALEAVKQAAEPLRAFLEFKKYSWAALNSFVHAGAHALHRLRTGFPLELVEVVVKQSNALVVMAHMQLAITIGSKDAVHWVATTADGFPAVLPPRIR